A window from Dunckerocampus dactyliophorus isolate RoL2022-P2 chromosome 15, RoL_Ddac_1.1, whole genome shotgun sequence encodes these proteins:
- the cnpy3 gene encoding protein canopy homolog 3: MSLVIHIWLFFIIAAAGTAKKNDGDDEWVHLPDNCEVCKFVSIEMKSAFEETGKTKEVIDRNYRFIDTKGAPPIKYVKSDLRFIEVVENVCQRLLEYNLHKERSGSNRFAKGMSETFSTLHGLVNKGVNVVMDIPYELWNETSAEVADLKKRCDVLVEEYEDVIEDWYKGSQEEDLTTYLCEKHVLKGQDTACLQEAWTPKKKGDQAAMSEDMKKKKRKNKSEGGDKGADSQKKKKKKKKSKAPLERTEDGASSDEDVQPQVSLSGKTEL; this comes from the exons ATGAGTTTAGTGATTCATATTTGGCTTTTCTTCATCATTGCTGCGGCTGGAACGGCGAAGAAGAACGACGGCGACGATGAATGGGTTCATCTTCCGGACAATTGTGAAG TGTGCAAGTTCGTCAGCATCGAGATGAAGTCAGCGTTCGAAGAAACTGGGAAGACAAAGGAAGTCATCGACAGAAACTATCGATTCATCGACACCAAGGGCGCTCCGCCAATCAAATACGTCAAGTC TGACCTGCGCTTCATTGAGGTGGTGGAGAACGTGTGTCAGAGGCTGCTGGAGTACAACCTGCACAAAGAGAGAAGTGGCAGCAACCGCTTTGCCAAA gGGATGTCAGAGACCTTCTCCACCCTCCATGGTCTGGTCAATAAAGGTGTGAACGTGGTCATGGACATTCCATACGAGCTGTGGAATGAAACATCCGCGGAGGTGGCTGACCTCAAGAAGAGG tgTGACGTACTGGTGGAGGAGTATGAGGACGTGATTGAAGACTGGTACAAAGGCAGCCAGGAAGAAGACCTGACTACTTACCTGTGTGAGAAGCATGTGCTGAAAGGACAGGACacag CCTGCTTGCAGGAAGCATGGACACCCAAGAAGAAGGGAGACCAAGCGGCTATGTCAGAGgacatgaagaagaagaagaggaagaacaaGAGCGAAGGAGGAGACAAGGGAGCAGACagccagaagaagaaaaagaagaagaagaagagcaaaGCCCCTCTCGAGAGGACAGAGGACGGGGCGTCGTCAGACGAAGACGTCCAGCCTCAGGTGTCTCTCTCTGGGAAGACTGAGTTATGA